A DNA window from Solanum lycopersicum chromosome 3, SLM_r2.1 contains the following coding sequences:
- the LOC101257153 gene encoding protein MID1-COMPLEMENTING ACTIVITY 1-like — protein sequence MEDFAQVAGVNALGVINLIIAASKNATTHKRNCEQLAEHVRMIGNLLEKLKSTDLMKLSATAEPLEGLDAALGNALELVNSCREKSYFYMLAMGWSVVYQFQRVQTEIDRYLNLVPLISIVHDFRMQDVHESLEAVEGDYHCEYTLDKEDIEAHRAVLKPDRSKKDANVLEKSLSRRYPDLRFHEALEEEKEKLHLELHLSQANNDPKQCRIIEHLIDVTQNVVNVPDEKFLALSAQPYIRTGLVSAAKVGQVQMVNVSQAEHQEKSKWQTDLFDCCSEPCLCFKACIYPCGIFSRVASLVSHGKITREHALNDLLTYSLFCGCCCYTCCVRRSLRQLFNIEGGSCDDFLTHLMCCCCAMIQEWRELELRDFKGCQGRKMIPPPYQYMKP from the exons ATGGAAGACTTTGCTCAGGTAGCAGGTGTGAACGCCCTAGGAGTGATCAATTTAATCATCGCGGCATCCAAAAATGCAACTACCCATAAAAGGAACTGTGAGCAGTTAGCGGAGCACGTGAGAATGATCGGCAATCTATTAGAGAAGCTAAAATCGACGGACCTGATGAAGCTGTCGGCGACAGCAGAGCCGCTGGAAGGATTAGACGCGGCTCTTGGAAATGCTTTGGAGTTGGTGAACAGTTGCAGAGAAAAGAGCTACTTCTACATGCTTGCCATGGGGTGGAGCGTAGTTTACCAGTTTCAACGGGTTCAGACGGAGATTGATCGATACCTGAACCTGGTTCCCTTGATTTCCATTGTCCACGACTTCCGAATGCAG GACGTGCATGAAAGCTTGGAAGCTGTTGAAGGTGATTATCATTGTGAATACACTCTAGACAAAGAGGATATTGAGGCCCACAGAGCAGTACTGAAACCTGATCGATCAAAGAAAGATGCAAATGTATTAGAGAAGTCACTATCTAGAAGATATCCTGATTTGAGATTCCATGAGGCTCtcgaggaggagaaggagaaattACATCTTGAACTGCACCTCTCACAGGCAAACAATGATCCCAAGCAGTGCAGAATCATTGAACATCTTATTGATGTGACTCAAAATGTAGTTAATGTGCCAGATGAAAAGTTTCTTGCCCTCAGCGCACAACCTTACATAAGAACTGG GTTGGTATCAGCTGCAAAAGTTGGCCAGGTGCAGATGGTGAATGTCTCGCAGGCTGAACATCAAGAAAAATCGAAGTGGCAAACTGACCTCTTTGACTGTTGCAGTGAACCCTGTTTAT GTTTTAAAGCGTGCATCTACCCATGTGGCATATTTTCAAGAGTTGCTAGTTTGGTTTCGCATGGGAAGATAA CTCGTGAACATGCACTGAATGATCTGTTGACATACTCCTTATTCTGTGGTTGTTGCTGTTATACTTGTTGTGTAAGAAGAAGCCTGAGACAACTTTTCAATATTGAG GGAGGTTCATGTGATGATTTCTTAACTCATCTGATGTGTTGCTGTTGCGCTATGATCCAAGAGTGGCGTGAACTCGAACTGAGGGACTTTAAAG GTTGTCAAGGGAGGAAGATGATTCCACCTCCATACCAGTATATGAAGCCTTGA